A genomic segment from Vibrio panuliri encodes:
- a CDS encoding ATP-binding protein, whose protein sequence is MATRILKVEVENDFLNKVSNSGAYTAISELVWNSLDADASTVKVKLCEDAIMGGWDKLQVIDDGIGISNKVADKHFSKLGGSWKKFAQKTKKGRFLHGQEGQGRFKPFSLGRIIDWNTVYLEESQQQLQSLVITGKSEEIGNFTLNDGSPKDELRHTGTTVTISELTPKGLKVSENGLINYISCAFAIYLAKYPTISLYVNDKKIDPAEYVEHEDTIDLPSVIFEEESYAYSLKVIEWKCDTKNELHFCDSNGFPLHSYDKTIRGTSDFNYTAYLISNHISKLSSKGVLELGSLEPTLSKPIDDALASLKNHLYLRRIAKSANIIQKWKDEDIYPYSGNTLNTIDEAERQIFDVLAINISQELPDFEKAPVKVKKLQFRLLKQIVTSNPNDLQLIFEEVLNLTVKKQKELAELLQDVSLTSIINASKIISDRLKFIAGLEHIVFDPEKKKVLKERSQLHKILAENTWIFGDAFALSVNDQSLTEVLKKHLKAQNVDLIPNKPVTRIDSSRGIVDLMLTQSVPQNHAEKLEHLVIELKAPKVPIGAKEIQQIESYAFAVAADERFNKLDVRWNFWIVSNDTDAFADNRAKQDKTGQGIIYQTDNVTIQIKTWGQLIKECKHRLEFVRSHLDLDVKTTDGLQYLQENYSEYTESIILDKELLTD, encoded by the coding sequence ATGGCAACTCGGATACTTAAAGTTGAGGTAGAAAACGATTTCCTCAACAAAGTCTCAAATAGTGGGGCTTACACAGCAATTTCTGAACTCGTTTGGAACTCTCTCGATGCAGATGCTAGTACTGTTAAAGTTAAGCTTTGTGAAGACGCTATCATGGGCGGGTGGGATAAACTGCAAGTCATTGATGATGGTATAGGAATTTCAAACAAAGTTGCTGATAAACACTTTAGTAAACTTGGTGGTTCGTGGAAAAAATTTGCTCAAAAAACAAAGAAAGGAAGATTCTTACACGGGCAAGAAGGACAAGGAAGATTTAAGCCGTTTTCACTTGGTCGTATCATTGACTGGAACACCGTTTACCTTGAAGAAAGTCAACAACAACTACAATCGCTTGTCATAACTGGAAAATCGGAAGAGATAGGTAACTTTACCCTAAACGATGGTTCGCCAAAAGATGAACTACGCCACACAGGAACCACAGTAACAATTTCGGAGTTAACCCCTAAAGGACTAAAAGTTTCTGAAAATGGCTTGATCAATTATATCTCTTGCGCATTTGCTATTTACTTAGCTAAGTACCCAACGATAAGCCTATATGTCAATGATAAAAAAATTGACCCCGCAGAATACGTAGAACACGAAGATACTATCGATTTACCATCTGTCATTTTTGAAGAAGAGTCTTACGCATACTCGCTAAAAGTAATCGAGTGGAAATGTGATACCAAGAATGAACTTCATTTCTGTGACAGTAACGGTTTTCCGTTACACTCCTACGATAAAACGATTCGGGGAACAAGTGACTTCAATTACACCGCTTACTTAATTTCCAACCATATTAGCAAATTATCAAGTAAGGGTGTTCTAGAACTAGGCTCACTTGAGCCAACGTTGTCGAAACCAATTGATGATGCTCTTGCATCATTGAAAAACCACCTTTATTTAAGACGTATTGCCAAGTCCGCGAACATTATACAAAAGTGGAAAGATGAAGATATTTACCCATACAGCGGAAACACTCTCAATACGATAGATGAAGCGGAAAGACAAATATTTGATGTATTGGCTATTAATATTAGTCAAGAACTGCCAGATTTCGAAAAAGCACCAGTAAAAGTTAAAAAGCTCCAATTTAGGCTGTTAAAACAAATCGTGACTTCTAATCCAAATGATCTACAGCTGATTTTTGAAGAAGTACTAAACTTGACAGTTAAAAAACAGAAGGAACTAGCTGAACTCTTACAAGATGTTAGCTTAACTTCAATAATTAATGCTTCTAAGATTATATCTGACCGACTAAAGTTCATTGCTGGTTTAGAGCATATTGTCTTTGACCCAGAAAAGAAAAAAGTACTGAAAGAGCGTAGTCAATTACATAAGATTTTAGCTGAAAACACATGGATATTCGGTGATGCTTTTGCTTTATCAGTAAATGACCAATCATTGACTGAAGTACTAAAAAAACACCTTAAAGCGCAAAATGTTGACCTCATACCAAACAAACCAGTGACTCGAATTGATTCTTCCCGAGGAATCGTAGATCTGATGCTCACGCAATCAGTGCCACAAAATCATGCTGAAAAATTAGAGCATTTGGTAATTGAACTCAAAGCACCTAAAGTTCCTATAGGCGCAAAAGAGATACAACAAATTGAGTCTTACGCATTTGCCGTTGCTGCTGACGAACGCTTTAACAAACTAGATGTCAGATGGAATTTTTGGATTGTATCAAACGATACCGACGCCTTTGCAGATAATAGAGCTAAGCAAGACAAAACTGGGCAAGGCATCATTTATCAAACCGATAATGTAACGATCCAAATCAAAACTTGGGGGCAATTAATAAAGGAATGTAAACATAGATTAGAGTTTGTACGCTCTCATCTGGACTTAGATGTGAAAACAACTGATGGCTTACAGTACTTGCAAGAAAATTACTCTGAATACACCGAGAGTATCATTTTAGATAAAGAACTACTGACCGACTAA